One Alkalicoccus halolimnae DNA segment encodes these proteins:
- a CDS encoding cystathionine gamma-synthase family protein, with protein sequence MKKTNMGTKAIWAGEKDSLAFGATQVPVVHSVSFGYEDMDEWYEVAIGNKKGHIYGRNTNPTVEAFEEKIRILEKAEHATSFSTGMAAISNTLGTYLFPGDRVVSIKDTYGGTNKIFTEFLPKQNVEVCLCDTGDHEAIEAEVAKGCKVLYLETPTNPTVKITDIERMAKAGKAVGAIVIVDNTFATPINQNPLDLGADLVIHSATKFLGGHADALGGALVGAKELVEPVYHYREINGATLDPMAAYLLLRGMKTLSLRIERQNDNAMKVAEYLQTVDWVDDVFYPGLETHTHHDIAKEQMSGFGGMLSFSVKGGVDTVRHLLPKLQFANRAANLGAVETIVGPSRTTSHVECTPEERAAMGIPEGLIRYSAGIEDIEDLIGDLEQAFHALPKELYTNA encoded by the coding sequence ATGAAGAAAACGAACATGGGAACGAAAGCAATCTGGGCAGGCGAAAAAGATTCATTGGCATTTGGAGCAACACAGGTGCCGGTAGTGCACAGTGTTTCTTTCGGCTACGAGGATATGGATGAGTGGTACGAAGTGGCCATAGGGAACAAAAAGGGCCATATTTACGGGCGGAACACGAACCCGACGGTCGAAGCGTTTGAAGAAAAAATCCGTATTCTTGAAAAAGCGGAGCACGCGACAAGTTTCTCTACAGGAATGGCAGCCATCAGCAATACGCTTGGCACGTACCTTTTCCCTGGAGACCGGGTCGTTTCGATAAAAGATACGTATGGCGGGACGAACAAAATTTTCACAGAGTTTCTTCCGAAGCAGAATGTGGAAGTCTGCCTTTGTGATACCGGCGACCATGAAGCCATTGAAGCAGAAGTAGCAAAAGGCTGTAAAGTGCTTTATTTGGAAACACCGACGAATCCGACAGTGAAAATTACAGACATCGAGCGGATGGCAAAAGCAGGAAAAGCTGTCGGAGCGATTGTGATCGTCGACAATACGTTTGCGACACCGATCAACCAGAATCCACTGGATTTGGGAGCGGATCTTGTTATCCACAGTGCAACAAAATTCCTCGGAGGCCATGCCGATGCACTGGGCGGTGCTCTCGTAGGGGCAAAAGAGCTGGTTGAGCCGGTTTACCACTACCGTGAGATTAACGGGGCGACGCTCGATCCAATGGCTGCGTATCTTCTGCTCCGCGGAATGAAAACACTGAGTCTGCGTATTGAACGCCAGAACGACAACGCGATGAAAGTTGCGGAATACCTGCAGACAGTGGACTGGGTAGATGATGTTTTCTATCCAGGACTCGAAACGCATACCCATCATGATATTGCGAAAGAGCAGATGAGCGGATTCGGAGGAATGCTCAGCTTTTCTGTCAAAGGAGGAGTGGATACCGTGCGCCACCTGCTTCCGAAGCTTCAGTTTGCCAACAGAGCTGCAAACCTCGGAGCTGTGGAAACGATCGTCGGACCTTCCAGGACGACAAGCCACGTGGAATGTACGCCGGAAGAGCGGGCTGCAATGGGGATCCCGGAAGGCCTGATCCGTTATTCTGCCGGTATTGAAGATATTGAAGATCTTATCGGGGACCTGGAGCAGGCATTTCATGCACTCCCGAAAGAGCTGTATACAAACGCCTGA
- a CDS encoding M24 family metallopeptidase codes for MLPFDIQEYQERLQKTKHRMMENDIEVLLITDPANMNYLTGYDAWSFYVHQMVVIIIDEPQPLWIGRYLDASGARLKTWIYDDNIIPYPDYYVHSKVYHPMTFIGEILTQIGQGNRNIGVEMDSYYFSARAYVKLQQALPNAVFKDGDLIVNAVRIVKSDQEIEYMKKAAVLGDQAMHHGIENIRIGSRECDAAAHIYYNLISGTEEFGGDYSSIVPLLPSGKNTGIPHLTWTDRPFEDGDSTIIELAGCYNRYHVPLARTVTIGNPDERLHQLTPIVQEGIAAVLDRAKPGATCGDMEEAWRTTISKYGIEKEARLGYSVGLGYPPDWGEHTASIRRDDQTVLEPNMTFHLIPALWFDQYGIEISETLRITETGCKTFSKYPRELIVQHPFLLNQHGGEIS; via the coding sequence ATGCTGCCTTTTGATATTCAGGAATATCAGGAGAGACTGCAGAAAACGAAACACCGCATGATGGAAAACGATATAGAGGTTCTGCTGATTACAGACCCGGCCAATATGAATTATCTTACGGGGTATGACGCTTGGTCCTTTTATGTCCACCAGATGGTAGTGATCATTATCGACGAACCACAGCCACTTTGGATTGGTCGTTATCTTGATGCGAGTGGGGCACGCCTGAAAACCTGGATCTACGATGATAATATCATTCCTTATCCCGACTATTATGTTCATTCAAAAGTGTATCATCCAATGACATTCATTGGAGAAATACTGACGCAGATAGGGCAGGGAAACCGGAACATCGGCGTGGAAATGGACAGCTACTACTTCTCGGCAAGAGCGTATGTGAAACTGCAGCAGGCACTTCCTAATGCTGTTTTTAAAGACGGCGACCTGATCGTTAATGCAGTGAGAATTGTTAAATCAGATCAGGAAATTGAATATATGAAAAAGGCAGCCGTCCTCGGTGATCAGGCGATGCACCACGGTATTGAAAATATCCGTATCGGTAGCAGGGAATGCGATGCTGCAGCACACATCTATTACAACCTCATCAGTGGTACAGAAGAATTCGGCGGAGATTATTCCTCCATCGTTCCTCTGCTTCCTTCTGGTAAAAATACAGGAATCCCGCATCTGACATGGACAGACCGTCCTTTTGAAGACGGGGATTCGACGATTATTGAGCTTGCCGGCTGCTATAACCGTTACCACGTACCGCTGGCCAGAACGGTAACGATCGGCAATCCGGATGAGCGCCTGCATCAGCTGACTCCAATTGTTCAGGAAGGAATTGCCGCAGTTCTGGACCGGGCGAAACCTGGAGCGACCTGCGGGGATATGGAAGAAGCGTGGCGTACGACGATCAGCAAGTATGGCATCGAAAAAGAAGCCCGGCTCGGCTATTCGGTTGGTCTCGGCTATCCGCCGGACTGGGGAGAGCATACTGCAAGCATCCGCCGGGATGACCAGACGGTACTGGAGCCTAATATGACGTTTCATCTGATTCCTGCTCTCTGGTTCGACCAGTACGGCATTGAGATAAGCGAAACGCTCCGGATTACCGAAACCGGATGCAAAACATTTTCCAAGTATCCGCGGGAGCTGATTGTCCAGCATCCATTCCTGCTGAATCAGCACGGCGGCGAAATATCTTAA
- a CDS encoding PucR family transcriptional regulator, protein MGVYASQIMNTPVFASAVVRAGEKVLHSTEVEWVSIIEMPVENFVREREFVLTTGIGCKGDVNLLEQFVQDVINSGASMLGIATGRHIFDIPDRVTKLAEEHHFIIVEIPWAVRAGDIISTVLEEINRGKRDERQVTEEIRQEFINKVLHEGDIQEISEALHRHLGMPSIITEYDGRMRAFYHTGKEILEAVENKEMTEPKKYESEQFLGEEFSSHRLHPHIYVFDILGERWGRILVNTNHRKQGYLWFRPNPQQQINWFTMNVLEHAVTACALFFVKENAVEMTEIRLKDNFILKLAKQSGEEEYVLRSKAELLGYDLSLPYVCIVGEIHSRGRRSVFPAFQSDNPPTSSLQNVNYYIQKEITNAARFLNKRAMTTFDENEVIIFLEADHQLYTETANQFLDSVDRRLNEMLTGIELSWGIASKRSEPTAFHDSYREAKSALDIGMKQHGPGGRTFYKDTRINRLLLAVSENASIDQIVRDTVEPLAEYDKKRQTDLIETFTTYNKYNGNVSQTARALHLHRQSLLYRLRNIESLTKLSLIDADDVFLLELTIRLWKMKDMENS, encoded by the coding sequence ATGGGAGTGTATGCGTCGCAGATTATGAATACACCCGTATTTGCGTCGGCAGTAGTCCGCGCCGGGGAAAAAGTGCTGCATTCCACAGAAGTGGAGTGGGTTTCTATCATTGAAATGCCTGTAGAAAATTTTGTGAGGGAGCGGGAATTTGTACTGACGACCGGCATTGGGTGCAAAGGGGATGTCAACCTGCTTGAACAGTTTGTCCAGGACGTCATTAATTCAGGAGCTTCGATGCTCGGTATAGCAACGGGCAGACATATTTTTGATATTCCGGACCGGGTGACAAAGCTTGCGGAAGAGCATCATTTTATTATTGTTGAAATCCCCTGGGCAGTCCGTGCCGGAGATATTATCTCAACTGTACTGGAAGAGATTAACCGGGGTAAACGCGACGAAAGACAGGTAACAGAAGAGATCCGTCAGGAGTTCATTAATAAAGTGCTTCACGAAGGCGATATTCAGGAAATATCCGAAGCTCTTCACAGGCATCTCGGCATGCCTTCCATCATTACAGAATACGATGGCAGGATGCGGGCTTTTTATCATACGGGGAAAGAAATTCTCGAAGCGGTGGAAAATAAGGAAATGACGGAGCCGAAGAAATATGAATCAGAGCAGTTTTTAGGAGAAGAATTCAGCTCTCACCGGCTGCATCCTCATATTTATGTCTTTGACATTCTTGGAGAACGATGGGGGAGGATTCTCGTAAATACAAATCACCGCAAGCAGGGCTACCTCTGGTTCCGACCCAATCCCCAGCAGCAGATAAACTGGTTTACAATGAATGTGCTGGAACATGCCGTCACCGCCTGTGCCCTGTTTTTTGTAAAAGAAAATGCGGTCGAAATGACGGAAATCCGTTTAAAAGATAATTTTATTCTGAAGCTTGCTAAGCAGAGCGGGGAAGAGGAATATGTGCTTCGTTCAAAAGCGGAGCTGCTCGGCTACGATTTATCACTTCCTTATGTATGCATCGTCGGAGAAATCCATTCGCGTGGCAGAAGGAGCGTTTTCCCGGCTTTTCAATCCGACAATCCGCCGACGTCCTCTCTGCAGAACGTAAACTATTATATTCAGAAAGAAATTACAAACGCCGCCAGATTTCTTAATAAAAGAGCGATGACGACGTTTGATGAGAATGAAGTAATTATTTTTCTGGAAGCAGATCATCAGCTTTATACGGAAACGGCAAATCAGTTTCTGGATTCGGTGGACCGCCGCCTCAATGAAATGCTGACAGGGATCGAACTCTCCTGGGGAATTGCCTCCAAGCGGAGTGAACCAACAGCGTTTCATGACAGTTACAGGGAAGCAAAATCTGCACTTGATATCGGTATGAAGCAGCATGGCCCCGGAGGACGGACCTTTTACAAGGATACGAGAATTAACAGGCTGCTTCTTGCCGTTTCAGAAAATGCGAGTATTGACCAGATCGTCCGTGATACGGTAGAGCCTCTGGCGGAATATGATAAAAAACGGCAGACCGATTTAATTGAAACATTTACAACCTATAACAAATACAACGGCAATGTCAGTCAGACGGCCCGGGCGCTTCATCTTCACCGGCAGTCACTGCTTTACCGGCTCCGCAACATTGAATCTCTGACAAAACTGTCACTGATCGATGCTGACGATGTTTTTCTGCTTGAACTGACGATCCGTCTCTGGAAGATGAAAGATATGGAAAACAGTTAA
- a CDS encoding sodium-dependent transporter → MTTPHQPREQWGSRLGFMLAALGSAVGLGNIWRFSYVAGESGGAAFLFIYLLCIIAIGLPILMAEFTIGRRAQSDVVGSFQSLAPGKPWILAGFLGVASGFIILSFYGVVAGWSIYYFLQYVMGGPPVSGEGGSADFFINFHTSPFFPLLWQFLFMAITVGIVYAGVKKGIEKSNKILMPLLAVLVLILAGYSMTLSGAGEAFNFLFAPDWSALTDPSVYLAALSQAFFSLSLGMGALITYGSYLSKEEKLPGAAVGVASMDSLFAIVAGLMIFPAVFTFGIAPDSGPGLVFITLPDIFDSMGFGVAYGLIFFFLLSAAAVSSGVSLLEVAVAYFMRRMGWTRQKTAIFIGSIIFLLGIPSSLGLGVWSNVSIFGERDIFDSMDFLASYIFLPVGGLFIALFIGWGWKKADALEASNFGDTVIGNIWLWILRIFAPLAILAVFLYSTGIITL, encoded by the coding sequence ATGACTACCCCGCACCAGCCAAGAGAACAGTGGGGATCGCGCCTCGGCTTTATGCTCGCGGCCCTCGGATCCGCTGTCGGTCTTGGTAACATCTGGCGCTTTTCCTACGTCGCCGGTGAAAGTGGAGGCGCAGCGTTTTTATTCATTTATTTATTATGTATTATTGCCATCGGCCTGCCAATCCTTATGGCAGAATTTACGATCGGGCGCCGGGCCCAGTCGGACGTAGTTGGTTCGTTTCAATCACTAGCCCCCGGCAAACCGTGGATTCTCGCCGGTTTTCTCGGCGTTGCATCCGGTTTTATTATTCTATCGTTCTACGGCGTTGTTGCCGGATGGTCGATCTATTACTTTTTACAGTACGTAATGGGTGGTCCTCCAGTAAGCGGGGAAGGCGGATCGGCAGATTTCTTTATTAACTTCCATACTAGTCCGTTTTTCCCGTTATTATGGCAGTTTCTTTTTATGGCCATTACTGTCGGGATCGTGTATGCCGGAGTCAAAAAAGGAATTGAGAAGTCAAACAAAATTCTCATGCCGCTGCTTGCGGTGCTCGTTCTGATCCTGGCAGGTTACAGCATGACGCTTTCCGGAGCCGGAGAAGCATTTAACTTCCTCTTCGCCCCGGATTGGAGTGCTCTCACAGATCCATCTGTCTACCTTGCCGCACTGAGTCAGGCTTTCTTCTCGCTCAGCCTCGGTATGGGGGCTCTGATCACGTACGGAAGCTACCTTTCCAAAGAGGAAAAGCTTCCCGGGGCAGCTGTTGGCGTAGCCTCAATGGATTCGCTGTTTGCGATTGTTGCCGGTCTTATGATATTTCCCGCTGTTTTCACATTCGGGATTGCGCCTGATTCTGGACCGGGCCTTGTATTTATTACGCTTCCGGATATTTTTGACAGCATGGGATTCGGAGTTGCTTACGGACTGATCTTTTTCTTTCTTTTGTCTGCAGCAGCCGTGTCATCCGGAGTATCACTTCTGGAAGTCGCTGTTGCTTACTTTATGAGAAGAATGGGCTGGACGCGTCAGAAGACGGCAATCTTTATCGGTTCAATCATTTTCTTACTCGGTATTCCGTCCTCCCTCGGTCTCGGTGTCTGGTCGAACGTTTCAATTTTCGGAGAGAGGGACATCTTTGATTCCATGGACTTCCTCGCCTCCTACATTTTCCTGCCGGTAGGCGGACTGTTTATCGCCCTCTTTATCGGCTGGGGATGGAAAAAAGCCGATGCCCTGGAAGCTT